The Candidatus Omnitrophota bacterium region TTTACGCCGGAAAGGAAAACGCTTTAAAAGCTCCTCCGTCCGCTTTAAATCAAGCTGATCAATCAAGGCCAGAAAGTAAACCAGCCAGGATTCGATATGTTTCCTGGCAAAAGTTATCCTATACCAAACTAAAATCTCTTCGCTTCTCTCTAACCCCCGAAGCAATTTGTGATTAAAATTAATCACCGGGTGAATAAACCGCAGTTCATGAAGTTCGGCCATGCGTTTTAAGGCCTTAAGCGGCCGGGGTTCTTTTAGAATCAAAACGATCTCTTCCCGCAGTCTTTCGCCGCTCACTTTAGTAAACATATCATCACTGACAGCGGTCTTAATAAGGTTTTCGGTATATTTATCAATCTCAAAATTATAACGGCTCTCAAAACGCACTGCCCGGAAAATCCTGGTTGGATCTTCCACAAAACTCATTTTATGAAGAACCCTGATCCGGCCCCGCTTTAAGTCACGTTGAGCATCAAAAAAATCCAAAAGCTCACCAAATTCTCTACGATTGAGTTTGACAGCCATAGTATTAATTGTGAAGTCGCGCCGCTGGAGATCCTCGCGGATACGGCTGGCCTTTACCTCGGGAAGAGCAGCTGGTTTGTGATAACGCTCTGTCCGGCTGGTAGCTACATCTACCTTTGATTTATCGTTCATAACTATTGTCGCGGTCTTAAACTTCTTGTGAAGAACCAGAGCGCCATTAAGTTCCCGGGCTAACTTTTTAGCAAATTTCCGGATATCTCCCTCAATAACAATATCAACATCTAAGTTTTTGACTCCCAGTATCAGGTCACGGACAAAGCCGCCTACCGCAAAGGCTTGAATATTATCTTTATCGGCAATTCGACCGGTTATTTCTAAAATACCAAGAGTATGCTGCGGCAAAGTTTTTTTCAGCTTTTTGGCAAGATCCTTTTTTAAAAGCGGCTTGACAATTTCCCCTTCGACACGATCCGGCTCCCGGGAAACGATCCTTTCGGCTAAGCTTACTTCAGCTTTCACCTGCCTGCTGAGAAGTTCTAAAATTCTTTCCTCAACCTGCTTTAAGGTAAGGTCCCTGATTATTCCGCTGGAAGCTAAATTATGCCCGCCGCCGCCCAGCTTAACGGCAGCCGCACCGACATCAATATCAACACAGTCACTGCGGGCAACCATTTGAATTTTGTCAGGCAATTCTACTAAACAAAATATCGCATCACACCCTTCTGTGTCTCTCAATTTATGGGTGAGAAGGGCCAGGTCCTGAATATATTTATTACTGGATATAGCGGCGATTATTACCCGCTTGTCGATAAAATTATACGATTTAGCCGAGTTTAAGAACCTGATTAAAATCGAAGTTTGAGCAGGATTTAAACGCCGATTTAAATAAGAAGAAATTATTTTTAGATTTGCCCCTTTAGAAAACAGAAAACTAACAGCATCGATATCTTTTTTGGTTGTGCTCAAATAGGTAAGCGCGCCGGTGTCCTCGTAAATCCCCAATGCCATAATCGTAGCCTCAATCGGGGAGATATCGATTTTCTTTTTAGCCAAATAACTAACTAAAAGCGTGGTTGTGGCGCCTAATCTCTCTGATTTCCCGGCAGTTGCTTTTATATCCTGAGCCGCAGGAGGGTGATGGTCATAGACAAGAATGGGGATTTTTTTCAAGAGCAGCTGGCTGGCTTTTCCAATACGGCTGGCTAACCGGGTATCAACAATGATTAAACGGGTGACATTAGAGATATTGCACTCTTTTTCCTTTTCAATTTTGATTACATCCCCGCAAAAGCTAAGAAATTGACCTACGGCCTTTTCCGGCGAACCGGGAATCATAAGTTTGGAGCCGGGATATAATTTTTTGGCCGCCACAAGCGA contains the following coding sequences:
- a CDS encoding DHHA1 domain-containing protein, coding for MDLIVTHQAADFDALASLVAAKKLYPGSKLMIPGSPEKAVGQFLSFCGDVIKIEKEKECNISNVTRLIIVDTRLASRIGKASQLLLKKIPILVYDHHPPAAQDIKATAGKSERLGATTTLLVSYLAKKKIDISPIEATIMALGIYEDTGALTYLSTTKKDIDAVSFLFSKGANLKIISSYLNRRLNPAQTSILIRFLNSAKSYNFIDKRVIIAAISSNKYIQDLALLTHKLRDTEGCDAIFCLVELPDKIQMVARSDCVDIDVGAAAVKLGGGGHNLASSGIIRDLTLKQVEERILELLSRQVKAEVSLAERIVSREPDRVEGEIVKPLLKKDLAKKLKKTLPQHTLGILEITGRIADKDNIQAFAVGGFVRDLILGVKNLDVDIVIEGDIRKFAKKLARELNGALVLHKKFKTATIVMNDKSKVDVATSRTERYHKPAALPEVKASRIREDLQRRDFTINTMAVKLNRREFGELLDFFDAQRDLKRGRIRVLHKMSFVEDPTRIFRAVRFESRYNFEIDKYTENLIKTAVSDDMFTKVSGERLREEIVLILKEPRPLKALKRMAELHELRFIHPVINFNHKLLRGLERSEEILVWYRITFARKHIESWLVYFLALIDQLDLKRTEELLKRFPFRRKEQDIIRATKKMDTLVFLALSKRKAMRPSQIYRLLSHLSKETILAIMAKAPRLIVRRRVSDYLTKFLHVKIKIKGEDLKKEGFKPGPDFSRILEKVLYARLDGHLKTRSDELRFVRRLKKPKSTVT